The genomic region CAACACATTCGGATGACCGCGCTCGTCATACGGGCCGTCGTATCCGCTCACCTGGGCAGGATGGATCGGGCGCGAGCGGAGGCGAACGAGGCCATTGACATCGCATTGCACTGCGGCTCACCGCAGTTCGCAGTGTGGCCGACCGCGGTTCTCGGCTTCATCGAGGTGTCATTGGGCCGGTACGCGGAGGCGCTGTCCTACCTCGAGCCCTTCATCGGAGTGTTCGATCAGCTACCGGGCAGCGAGATCACCACCATGTGGTACGTGCCGGACGCTATCGAGGCGATGATCGGCACGGGCCGCAGCGACGAGGCCGAACCACTCATCGCGAGGCTGGAGGACGAGGGGAACCGACTCGACCGGGCCTGGCTCATCGCCACCGGCGCGCGCTGCCGGGCGATGTGGCTGGCAGCGCAGAACGACCTGCCGGGCGCGGTCCGCGCGATCAATCGCGCGATGGCCGAACACGACCGTCTGCCAATGCCGTTCGAGCGTGCCCGCACCCTGCTGGTGCGCGGGCAGCTGCTGCGGCGTCGGCGGCTGATCTCGGCCGCGGCACAGACGTTCAGCGAGGCGTTGCAGGCGTTCGAGCGGATGGGCGCGTCGGTGTGGGCAGACCGGGCGCGCGCCGAGCTGTCCCGCACGCCGTTGGGCGGCGGCGCCACCGGGCTCACCGCCGCCGAGCGCCGGGTCGCCGAGTTGGCAACGTCGGGTATGACGAATCGTGATGTCGCACAGGCATTGTCGGTCAGCCACAAGACCGTCGAGGCCAACCTGACGCAGATCTACCGCAAGCTCGGGATCCGATCGCGCGCCCAGCTCGCACAGCGGCTGCGCTCGCCGGGGTGGTAGCGCCGGCGATCAGGCCTTGACGGCCGCGTGCAAGGCGACAATGCCGCCGCTGAGGTTACGCCACCGCACCGATGACCACCCCGAGGCCGAGATGCGCTGCGCCAGTTCGGCTTGGTCGGGCCAGGCACGGATCGACTCGGCGAGATAGACGTAGGCATCGGGGTTGGACGACACCGCCGTCGCCATCCTCGGCAGCGCCTGCATCAGGTATTCCTTGTAGATGTTCGCGAACATCGCGTTCGTCGGCGTCGAGAACTCACACACCACCAGTCGGCCACCGGGCTTGGTCACCCGAGCCATCTCGCGTAGTCCGGCCTCGTGGTCGACGACGTTGCGCAACCCGAAGCTGATGGTCACGGCGTCGAACGTGTCGTCGGGGAACGGCAGTTTGGTGGCGTCCCCCGCGACCTTCGGCACCGGCCGCGATGCACCGGCGGCCAACATCCCGACTGAGAAGTCACAGGCCACACACCACGCACCGGAGCGTCCCAGCTCCACAGTCGAGACCGCGGTGCCGGCCGCCAGGTCGAGCACCATGTCCCCCGGCCCGATACCGAGGGCCGATTTGGTGGCCCGCCGCCATGACCGGTCCTGCCCGAGTGACAGCACCGTGTTGGTGACGTCATAGCGTCGCGCGACGCCGTCGAACATCGACGCGACCTCGTGCGGGTCCTTCTCCAACGACGCCCTGCTCACGACATTAAAGCTACCTGTGAGGTTTTGCCTTGTGGGAATGGGTCGACGTGATCGACGTTGAACAGCGCAGGCACCACGATGAGGAGAAGACGACATGGCAGGAAAGACCTGGTTCATCACCGGAGCGTCGCGGGGGTTCGGCCGCGAGTGGACCATCGCGGCCCTGGAGCGCGGCGACAGAGTGGCGGCGACGGCACGCGACACGGCGACGCTCGACGACGTGGCGGCCAAGTACGGTGACGCGCTGCTGCCGATCAAGTTGGACGTCACAGACCGCGAGGCGGACTTCGCCGCCGTCAAGCAGGCACACGAGCACTTCGGGCGGCTCGACGTCGTCGTGAACAACGCCGGGTACGGGCAGTTCGGCTTCATCGAGGAACTGTCGGAGGCCGACGCCCGGGATCAGATCGAGACGAATGTGTTCGGCGCGCTGTGGGTGACCCAGGCGGCGCTGCCCTTCCTTCGCGAGCAGCGCAGCGGCCACATCATCCAGGTGTCGTCGATCGGCGGCATCACAGCCTTCCAGAACGTCGGCATCTATCACGCGTCGAAGTGGGCGCTGGAGGGCTTCTCGCAGTCGCTGGCGCAGGAGGTCGCATCGTTTGGCATCCACGTCACGCTTATCGAGCCCGGTGGCTTCTCCACGGACTGGGCCGGGTCCTCAGCCCGGCGCGCGACCCCGCTGCCCGCCTACGCCGAGGCGCACGCCGAGGCCGACCGCATCCGCGGCCAGCGCTCCGCAGATCCCGGTGACCCGAACGCATCGGCAGCGGCGATCCTGAAGGTCGTCGACGCCGAGAAGCCGCCGCTGCGGGTGTTCTTCGGCTCGTTGCCCTTCTCGCTGGCCAAGGCCGACTACGAGAGCCGGCTGGCGAACTGGGAGCAGTGGCAGCCCGTCGCCGAGTTGGCTCAGGGCTGAGCGATTTCGGCGCGTTTAGGAGCGGTGAGCGCTCCTAAACGCGCCGAAATCGCAGGGGTTAGGCGGCCTTGGCGCTGCGCGTGCCCAGCACTGCGTCGTAATGATCGACCAACTGCGCGCAGACCGCGGGCCAGGTTCGGCTCAGCACGCTGCGGCGTGCGGCGACCGAGTAGCGGGGTCGCTCGGCGAGCAGGTGTGCGACGGCGGAGGGAAGCCTGGCCTCGAAGTCGTCAACCTCGAGCAGCAGGCCGGTGTGCATCGGGGACACCAGATCCCGGGGCCCACCCGCGTTGGGCGCTACCACCGGCAGCCCCGAGGCCATCGCCTCCTGCACGGCCTGGCAGAACGTCTCGTGCTCACCGGGATGGACGAACACGTCCATGCTCGCGTAGCCGGCGGCCAGCTCGGCGCCGTACAGTGCGCCGGTGAAAACCGCTGAGGGCATGAGGGTTTGGAGCCTGGTCCGGTCGACGCCGTCGCCGATGATCACGACCTGAAGGTCGTCGCGGCCAGCCAGTGCCGCGAGCCGCTCGACGTGCTTCTCCGGTGCGAGCCTTCCGACGAACCCGACGATGGGCTTACCCGCTGGCGACCACGCCGATCGCAACGCATCATCGCGCGCCGATGGGACGAAACCCGTGATGTCGACGCCGCGTCCCCAGTGATGTACGCGCGGCACGCGGTGCGCGACCAGGTTCTGCATCGCCGAGGTCGACGGGGCCAGCGTGCGGTCGGCCATCGCGTGCAGGTGACGCGTCCACGCCCACGCGGCGCGCGATGCCACACCGACTCCGTAGCTCTCGGCGAACCCGGCGATGTCGGTCTGGAACACCGCCACGGTCGGCACACCCAGGTGGCGGGCCGCGTGCAGGCCGCCGTAGCCGAGCAGTGCGGGCGAGGCCAGGTGCACGACGTCGGGGGCGAACCCGCGCAGCACGCCGACCATCCGCGGGCGCGGCACCCCCAACGGCAGCGATGTCACCTTCGGGAACATCCGCGAGGGCACCCGGTGGATGCGGACACCGTCGTGCACGCGGTCGGCGGGGGCTTGATTCCTCGGGGTGTCCGGGGCGATGACGAGAACCTCGTGGCCGGTTCTGCGGAGATGCTCGATCACCCGAAGCACCGAGTTGGTGACGCCGTTGACATTCGGGAGGAAGCTCTCTGTGACGATCGCAACGCGCACACCAGGAGCGTGTCAGCGGCGCCTGTCCACGAGGTTGCGTGCAGGCATACGCGACGCGAAAACGTGACGATCACCGGTAGGCTGACGTCCTCGGAAGGGGGCCTCATGCGGCGATGGCGCAGCGCACTGGTCGCGGTGGCCCTGGTGGCACTGACATCGACGGCGGCGGGGTGCACCAAGGCCGTCACCGGGGCCGCACAGCCCGATCCGGCCACGGCGGCCGTCGAGATCACCGAGGACGGCTACGGCATCCGGGCGGGCTTCGACGATGCGCCCGTCGAGATCGAGATCTTCACCGAGCCGCAGTGCACCCACTGCGCGGACCTGCAGGCCGATTTCGGCGACCAGATCGCGTATTACATCGCCGTGGGGCAGCTGGCCGTCACCTATCGGCCGGTGACGTTCCTGGACAGCGAGGCCGACGGGCACTCGGCGCGGGTGTCCAATGCGCTGTTCGTCGCCGCCTCACCGAGTCCTGACGGCGATACTCCGACCGGGCCGGCGTTCCAGCGGTTCGTCGAGGAGCTCTGGGCCGCACAGGATCCCGGCGGCTCGGGACCAGCCGATGACGAGATGGCCGATATGGCAAGGGCGGCGGGCATTCCCGACTATCAGGCCGGCGAGATCGCGTCGGGCGATCTGACCTTCGACACCGCCGCCATGTCGGACACCAACCTGATCTATCTACTCGACATCGATCCACTCGAAAGCGGCACGCCCACGGTCTACGATCTGACGAACGATGAGAAAGTCGATGTCTACGACAACGACTGGCTCTCAACGCTGATGGCCTCCTGAGCTGCCACCCTTCGCCCCAGGAACGCCAGCACCGCCAGCAGGAGGCCGGCGATCAACCATCCCAGCACCGCTATCGACCCGGCGGGAATCAACGCCAGCGCCGCGTTTCGGTCCCGGACCCGGACCACATCGGGGTCGTTCTTGTCGTACTCGACGTAAATCCGCATGCCCGTGTCCAATTCGGACGGGTAGAGGACGCCGAGTTCCGGCCGGTAGGTGACCCGGTCCGGTGTGACGAACTCGATTGTCGAACGTCGCGGGCCCGCGTCGAGAACCTCGGCCGCGGCCACACCCATATTGCGTTCGATCTGCTGGTCGTTGCGCCACGCTCCGGCGACGAGCAGCACCGACATCAGGGTCACCAGGCAGGCGACGAGGACCACACCAAGGCGCGTCCAGCGCAGGATGCGTTGCCTGCGTGTCTCGTTCGGCTCGCCGTACAGGTGCGGGAAGAGAACCCCCCAGAAGGCGTTGGCACGCCGGATGATCGACGCGATCACGAGGCATCCCTCAGCGCCGCGCGGATCGACGCGTGCAACGCCCGCAGCGATGAACGGTCGGCCTTCACCTCCAACACGCGCATGCCCTCGAACGGCTCCGCCAGGACGTCGGCGAGGTTCTCGGCCTCCACCTGCGCGCAGTCGATGTGATATGCCCGGCACAGTGCGGCGATGTCGACATCGTGCGGCGTGCCGAAGATCCGGGCCGACACGTCGGAGAATCGCGGGTCGCCCTGCTCGAGCAGTTCGAAGATGCCGCCGCCGTTGTCGTTGGACACCACGATGGTCAGGCTCTTGGGCCGCGGTTCGGTGGGTCCGATCAACAGCCCGGAGCTGTCGTGCACGAACGTCAGGTCGCCGATCAGCGCGACGGTGCGGCCACCGGTGCGGTCGTGCGCCAGCGCGGCGCCGATCGCCGTTGACACCGTGCCGTCGATACCCGCGACGCCGCGGTTGGAGCGCACCCTGATACCGGGCCGGTTCAGGCCGACCAGGGCCGCATCGCGCACCGGATTGGATGCGCCGAGCACCAGCTGGTCACCGTCGAGCAGACCGCTCACGACCCCCGCGGCCACGTGCAGCCCGGTCGTCAGCGGATGCGCGGCGAGCTGGGCGCGCACCGTCTCGACGGCGGTCTTGTTGGCGGCGCGGCACCGGCTCAGCCAGTCCGGATCCGATGTGCCGTGTAGTACCGCACGCGTGCCTGTGGCCTGCGAGTTGCCCGACACATCGGGCCAGCGCGGGCCCGTCGTCAGCGCGTACACCGGCACCGCAGGGTCGGCCAGCAGCGCCGAGACGCCGCGGTGCAGCGTCGGCCGGCCCAGCATGATTACCTGGCGCGGGGTCACCGATGCCAGGGCCAGCGGGTGCAGCGGATTGGCCGGTGGTGGCGCGGTGGGCTCGGCAACCGTCGGCAGGTGCGTGAGGTTGGGGTGCGCACCGGCGCCGTGCCCCGCGATCACCACGGTGTCGGCCGTGACGTCGATGTCCAGCGGCTGGTCGAACGTGACGGGCGGGGTGAAGG from Mycolicibacterium sp. YH-1 harbors:
- a CDS encoding thioredoxin domain-containing protein, coding for MRRWRSALVAVALVALTSTAAGCTKAVTGAAQPDPATAAVEITEDGYGIRAGFDDAPVEIEIFTEPQCTHCADLQADFGDQIAYYIAVGQLAVTYRPVTFLDSEADGHSARVSNALFVAASPSPDGDTPTGPAFQRFVEELWAAQDPGGSGPADDEMADMARAAGIPDYQAGEIASGDLTFDTAAMSDTNLIYLLDIDPLESGTPTVYDLTNDEKVDVYDNDWLSTLMAS
- a CDS encoding SDR family oxidoreductase: MAGKTWFITGASRGFGREWTIAALERGDRVAATARDTATLDDVAAKYGDALLPIKLDVTDREADFAAVKQAHEHFGRLDVVVNNAGYGQFGFIEELSEADARDQIETNVFGALWVTQAALPFLREQRSGHIIQVSSIGGITAFQNVGIYHASKWALEGFSQSLAQEVASFGIHVTLIEPGGFSTDWAGSSARRATPLPAYAEAHAEADRIRGQRSADPGDPNASAAAILKVVDAEKPPLRVFFGSLPFSLAKADYESRLANWEQWQPVAELAQG
- a CDS encoding demethylmenaquinone methyltransferase, producing the protein MSRASLEKDPHEVASMFDGVARRYDVTNTVLSLGQDRSWRRATKSALGIGPGDMVLDLAAGTAVSTVELGRSGAWCVACDFSVGMLAAGASRPVPKVAGDATKLPFPDDTFDAVTISFGLRNVVDHEAGLREMARVTKPGGRLVVCEFSTPTNAMFANIYKEYLMQALPRMATAVSSNPDAYVYLAESIRAWPDQAELAQRISASGWSSVRWRNLSGGIVALHAAVKA
- a CDS encoding glycosyltransferase family 1 protein, whose amino-acid sequence is MRVAIVTESFLPNVNGVTNSVLRVIEHLRRTGHEVLVIAPDTPRNQAPADRVHDGVRIHRVPSRMFPKVTSLPLGVPRPRMVGVLRGFAPDVVHLASPALLGYGGLHAARHLGVPTVAVFQTDIAGFAESYGVGVASRAAWAWTRHLHAMADRTLAPSTSAMQNLVAHRVPRVHHWGRGVDITGFVPSARDDALRSAWSPAGKPIVGFVGRLAPEKHVERLAALAGRDDLQVVIIGDGVDRTRLQTLMPSAVFTGALYGAELAAGYASMDVFVHPGEHETFCQAVQEAMASGLPVVAPNAGGPRDLVSPMHTGLLLEVDDFEARLPSAVAHLLAERPRYSVAARRSVLSRTWPAVCAQLVDHYDAVLGTRSAKAA
- the menD gene encoding 2-succinyl-5-enolpyruvyl-6-hydroxy-3-cyclohexene-1-carboxylic-acid synthase; translation: MNPSTTQARVVVDELIRGGVHDVVLCPGSRNAPLAFALEAADRQGRLRLHVRIDERTAGFLAVGLAVAAGAPVCVAMTSGTAVANLGPAVIEANYARVPLIVLSANRPYELLGTGANQTMEQLGYFGSQVRATISLGLAEHAPDRIDAINGQWRSATCRVLVAAKGSRSANAGPVHFDIPLREPLVPDVDAPGDDDTPPGRPEGMPWTFTPPVTFDQPLDIDVTADTVVIAGHGAGAHPNLTHLPTVAEPTAPPPANPLHPLALASVTPRQVIMLGRPTLHRGVSALLADPAVPVYALTTGPRWPDVSGNSQATGTRAVLHGTSDPDWLSRCRAANKTAVETVRAQLAAHPLTTGLHVAAGVVSGLLDGDQLVLGASNPVRDAALVGLNRPGIRVRSNRGVAGIDGTVSTAIGAALAHDRTGGRTVALIGDLTFVHDSSGLLIGPTEPRPKSLTIVVSNDNGGGIFELLEQGDPRFSDVSARIFGTPHDVDIAALCRAYHIDCAQVEAENLADVLAEPFEGMRVLEVKADRSSLRALHASIRAALRDAS
- a CDS encoding DUF3592 domain-containing protein yields the protein MASIIRRANAFWGVLFPHLYGEPNETRRQRILRWTRLGVVLVACLVTLMSVLLVAGAWRNDQQIERNMGVAAAEVLDAGPRRSTIEFVTPDRVTYRPELGVLYPSELDTGMRIYVEYDKNDPDVVRVRDRNAALALIPAGSIAVLGWLIAGLLLAVLAFLGRRVAAQEAISVESQSLS